In a genomic window of Primulina huaijiensis isolate GDHJ02 chromosome 10, ASM1229523v2, whole genome shotgun sequence:
- the LOC140986415 gene encoding allene oxide synthase 3-like — protein MSSSITAADRHETTLSDSLLQNIPGNYGNPFFGPIVDRYKYYYIQGEVEFFKSRMKKYQSTVFRCNMPPGPFMARNPRVICLLDALSFQTLFDNSKVEKKNVLDGTFMPSTEFTGGYRVCAFLDPSEPNHAVLKGLFLSVLAKKHDTFIPIYRQALSTMFSGLEEEFSTKGSAYFNDLSDRMSFEFVFRFFCDKHPSETPIGSDGPKLVDLWLLGQLHPLMTLGLKYFPNFLEDLLLHTFPLPFCLVKSKYKKLYDAFYSSACSILDEAEKVGLKRDEACHNLVFLAGFNAYGGMKTLFPALIKWVGAAGEDLHRRLRDEIRDVVKAEGGVTVAALNKMKLTKSTLYEALRIEPPVPYQYGKAKQDLTVQNHESSFLIKKGEMLFGYQPIVTKDPIIFKNPEEFVADRFVGAGEELIQYVYWSNGRETEEPTTENKQCPGKDIVIMLSRLMLVEFFLRYDTIQVESGKLLAGSWVTIKSFTKAT, from the coding sequence CGCCGCCGACCGCCATGAAACAACGCTGTCTGACAGTCTGCTCCAAAATATCCCCGGCAACTACGGCAACCCATTTTTCGGGCCGATAGTCGACCGCTACAAGTATTACTACATCCAAGGCGAGGTCGAGTTCTTCAAATCCCGAATGAAAAAATACCAGTCCACAGTCTTCAGATGCAACATGCCGCCTGGTCCATTCATGGCTCGAAACCCACGAGTCATCTGCCTTCTCGACGCCTTAAGTTTTCAGACCCTCTTCGACAACTCCAAGGTCGAGAAGAAAAATGTACTCGACGGCACGTTCATGCCCTCCACCGAATTCACCGGAGGCTATAGGGTATGCGCCTTCTTGGATCCTTCCGAGCCCAATCACGCGGTTCTGAAAGGCCTATTCCTCTCGGTACTAGCCAAAAAGCACGACACTTTCATTCCCATCTACCGGCAAGCTCTTTCCACCATGTTTTCGGGTTTGGAAGAAGAATTCTCCACCAAGGGCAGCGCGTACTTCAATGACTTAAGCGACCGCATGTCGTTTGAGTTCGTCTTCCGTTTCTTCTGCGACAAGCATCCTTCGGAAACTCCAATCGGGTCCGACGGCCCGAAACTTGTTGACTTGTGGCTGCTCGGTCAGCTTCATCCATTGATGACCTTAGGATTAAAATACTTCCCAAACTTCCTGGAAGACCTACTCCTGCACACATTCCCACTACCTTTCTGCCTCGTGAAATCTAAGTACAAGAAACTTTACGATGCTTTTTACAGTTCCGCATGTTCAATTCTGGATGAAGCAGAAAAAGTAGGGCTCAAGAGAGACGAAGCCTGCCACAACTTGGTGTTCTTAGCTGGATTCAACGCATACGGAGGAATGAAAACTCTGTTCCCCGCTCTGATCAAATGGGTAGGTGCCGCCGGAGAGGATCTGCACCGCCGGCTGCGAGACGAAATCAGAGATGTCGTCAAAGCAGAAGGCGGCGTCACCGTTGCAGCACTGAATAAAATGAAACTGACAAAATCAACCTTATACGAAGCTCTGAGAATCGAACCACCTGTCCCTTACCAGTACGGTAAAGCTAAGCAAGATCTCACCGTACAGAACCATGAGTCGTCGTTCTTGATCAAGAAAGGGGAGATGCTGTTCGGGTATCAGCCGATTGTTACCAAAGATCCCATTATCTTTAAGAACCCAGAAGAATTCGTGGCAGATAGATTCGTGGGTGCTGGTGAAGAATTGATCCAGTACGTGTACTGGTCGAATGGGAGAGAAACGGAGGAGCCGACGACGGAGAATAAGCAATGTCCGGGAAAGGACATTGTTATAATGTTGTCTCGATTAATGCTGGTCGAATTTTTTCTCCGATACGACACTATTCAAGTTGAGTCTGGAAAATTATTGGCGGGTTCTTGGGTTACAATCAAGTCATTTACAAAGGCTACATGA
- the LOC140986344 gene encoding protein JINGUBANG-like, with the protein MANETAVNGALISLDQNNLPQTKFGPIVCSDSSVLEKESSSNNLYHHFLLRGNDAPVSKSRNAILCCTKPKSGEPASSACFVMFPWSQSFSSSKSKWPEEFSVEEYDDQSAKSLPKYGLIGNLVYEGHIYSLAASGDFLYTGSDKKSLRVWRNLKDFSGLKSGSGLVKAIVVFGDKIFTGHQDGKIRIWRFLGDKRTAYERIGNLPTTRDLLAKSINPRNYVEVKRNRTGPWIKHHDVVSCLSFEADQGLLYSGSWDKTLKVWRISDSKCLESIQAHNDAVNSVVAAFSVMVFTGSADGTVKSWRREITAGNRTKHVMMEVLLKQHHAVTSLAANQEAAVVYAGSSDGLVNFWERGNKNSMVYGGVLRGHKQAVLCLAVGGNLVLSGSADKNICVWRREGGGVHSFMAVLSGHSGPVKCIAAEEDGDQRWIVYSGSLDKSVKVWRVSERSLKLRELD; encoded by the coding sequence ATGGCGAACGAGACTGCAGTCAATGGAGCCTTGATTTCCCTAGACCAAAACAATCTCCCTCAGACAAAGTTCGGACCCATCGTGTGCTCTGATTCGTCTGTTCTTGAAAAGGAGAGCTCCTCCAATAATCTTTATCATCACTTTCTACTGCGTGGAAATGATGCGCCAGTTTCAAAATCCCGCAATGCAATATTGTGTTGCACCAAACCAAAGAGCGGGGAGCCAGCTTCTTCTGCATGTTTCGTAATGTTTCCATGGAGTCAATCATTCTCTAGTTCCAAATCAAAATGGCCCGAAGAATTTTCTGTAGAAGAATATGATGACCAGAGTGCGAAAAGCCTCCCAAAATATGGGTTAATCGGGAACCTTGTATACGAAGGTCACATATATTCTCTCGCCGCTTCTGGGGATTTTCTTTACACGGGTTCGGATAAGAAGAGCTTGAGGGTTTGGAGGAATTTGAAAGATTTTTCTGGGTTGAAGTCCGGAAGTGGATTGGTGAAAGCCATTGTTGTGTTTGgtgataaaatttttacaggtCATCAGGACGGAAAAATCAGGATTTGGAGATTTTTGGGAGATAAAAGGACAGCATATGAAAGGATCGGAAACTTGCCAACGACCCGAGATTTGCTTGCAAAATCCATCAACCCAAGAAACTATGTTGAGGTTAAAAGAAATCGTACCGGCCCGTGGATCAAGCATCACGATGTGGTTTCTTGCTTGAGCTTTGAAGCAGATCAGGGCTTGCTGTATTCGGGTTCGTGGGATAAAACGTTGAAAGTCTGGAGAATTTCAGATTCCAAATGTTTGGAATCAATCCAGGCGCACAACGACGCGGTAAattctgtggttgcagctttttCTGTGATGGTTTTCACCGGTTCCGCCGACGGGACAGTGAAGTCGTGGAGAAGGGAGATTACCGCGGGGAATCGCACGAAACATGTTATGATGGAGGTGTTGCTTAAGCAACACCACGCTGTGACGTCTCTGGCTGCGAACCAGGAAGCAGCAGTGGTATACGCCGGCTCCTCAGACGGGCTGGTTAACTTCTGGGAGCGTGGTAACAAGAATTCCATGGTGTACGGCGGGGTGCTGAGGGGCCACAAGCAGGCGGTTCTTTGTCTCGCTGTTGGAGGGAACCTGGTTCTCAGCGGCTCCGCCGACAAGAACATATGCGTGTGGCGGAGAGAGGGAGGTGGGGTTCATTCTTTCATGGCCGTGCTATCCGGACATAGTGGGCCGGTGAAATGTATAGCGGCGGAGGAAGACGGCGACCAACGATGGATCGTGTATAGCGGCAGCTTAGATAAGTCTGTTAAGGTTTGGAGAGTCTCGGAGCGTTCTTTAAAATTAAGGGAGTTGGATTAA
- the LOC140985664 gene encoding diphthamide biosynthesis protein 3-like, which produces MSYDDVEIEDMEWNEELQAYTYPCPCGDLFQITKEDLKIGEEIARCPSCSLYITVIYNMEDFQDSRKKIGPAKTQPVAVA; this is translated from the coding sequence ATGTCGTACGACGATGTAGAGATTGAGGACATGGAGTGGAATGAAGAGTTGCAGGCCTACACATACCCTTGTCCATGCGGGGACCTCTTCCAGATAACCAAAGAGGATCTCAAGATTGGCGAAGAAATTGCACGGTGCCCTAGCTGCTCGTTGTACATCACTGTTATATATAACATGGAAGATTTTCAGgactcaagaaaaaaaatcggTCCAGCAAAGACGCAGCCAGTTGCTGTGGCTTGA